The following coding sequences are from one Catharus ustulatus isolate bCatUst1 chromosome 30, bCatUst1.pri.v2, whole genome shotgun sequence window:
- the CRABP2 gene encoding cellular retinoic acid-binding protein 2, whose translation MPNFSGNWKMKSSENFEELLKALGVNMMLRKIAVAAAAKPAVEIRQDGESFYIRTSTPVRTTEIRFRVGEEFEEQTVDGRPCKSLARWESENKMVCEQRLLKGDGPKTGWSREMTNDGELILTMTADDVVCTRVYIRE comes from the exons ATGCCCAACTTCTCCGGGAACTGGAAGATGAAGAGCTCGGAAAACTTCGAGGAGCTACTGAAGGCGCTGG GCGTGAACATGATGCTGCGGAAGAtcgcggtggcggcggcagcgaaGCCGGCGGTGGAGATCCGGCAGGACGGGGAGAGTTTCTACATCCGCACCTCGACCCCCGTGCGCACCACCGAGATCCGCTTCAGGGTGGGCGAGGAGTTCGAGGAGCAGACGGTGGATGGGCGGCCCTGCAAG agcctggccaggTGGGAGAGCGAGAACAAGATGGTGTGCGAGCAGCGGCTGCTCAAGGGCGACGGGCCCAAGACGGGCTGGTCCCGGGAGATGACCAACGACGGGGAGCTCATCCTG ACCATGACGGCCGACGACGTTGTGTGCACCAGGGTCTACATCAGGGAGTGA